The Salarias fasciatus chromosome 11, fSalaFa1.1, whole genome shotgun sequence genomic interval AACTTGACTTTTGTCTGCctgattaaaacacaaaaacatctcAAGTGTTACTGTTACtttacatttttccatttcaaggGTGTATTCATACATTTAAACTATTAATAGTGaatttcatttacttttatttgaaaaagtttgatgGTTTTCATTAGTTCTGCTGTTTTGATACCTTTTAACTGGCACTTTAATATTTATAGCCATTGTTGATactttgttatatttttttactACTGTTATTTCATTGGGACTTTTCCATTATTACTGATACTTTTAGACTATGTGTGGTACTTTTTGTTGGGACATTTCCCAATCTTActatttcatttttccttttcaatcatTAATGATACTTACATGGTCAATGtcagatatttgtttttttttttcattattccaataatttttctgattttactgaaaacatttcaaattatCTGTATGAGATCATTTGATAAGATTtatcacagatttttttcttgacaGTTAATATTCAAATGACGCTGAATGTGTGTGGgaaccttttctttttaagactGGCAGAAATAATGACAATGCACACGATTATTAAGCTTTAATAATCAGAATTGTTAAACACATAAACATCCAGAGGTCTGAGAGACTCTATGAAACGATTCCAAGTGGAAGCAGTCATCCATTCATggaaggaaatgaaaaatgatgtTGACCTTCCAGGCAGCTGTGATCAGCCAGTTCATCGTAAACAGGACGGGAACAGAAGTGAAGAGCTAGAGAACCGCGCTGGACGTCCCGCGAGCGAAGAAGGAAGCTCCTTTGTCGTGGACTTTGTACTGAAAGAGTTTGGTTTGCGTGTGCTGCCCGTCGgctcgtctcctcctccagcagacctcCACCTGCCGGACGGAAATACACCTGGATTCCCAACCTTTCTCTCGACGGTTATAAACCTCGGCAACGAGTTTAAGAGGGATCAAGTTACATCAGTAACTGCTGAAAGCCAAAGATTCCTTTAGATAAAGTTCATGGTGTTTTACTTGAAGTCCTCTCACCTGTCCGTGGATGTCTCTGCAGTAACCGGTCGGCAGACCCTGGACGTGAAGCGCGAGGCTGCACTGGTGCGTCAGACCTCTCAGGAGCCACGCTGAGCCTTCATCGTctccctcgtcttcctcctcgtctccacCGCAGCGAACCAGCATCACCACGTTCCCCTGCGGGCAGCGGTCCACACCGGTCGGCTCACGGTAGCGTCAGCAGGACGGAGGAAGTGTGCTGTGCTCAAACCTGCAGCTGAGAGCAGACGGCGGCTCTGCAGTAGTGGCTGAAGTCCAGCACGGCTCCAGCAGCGACCCCCAAACTCAACAGGACGCTGAGGTCGTCCACCAGCAGCACGGGGGGTCCCCACTCCTCCGGCCCCTCCGGCGCCCTGCCGGCGCCGCTCACACTGGACACGACGAACTCATAGAGGCTCCGAAGGCCGACGGCAGGATCCCTGAGAGGTGAGGACGAGGGCGGACGAGAGACAGGGAGGCACCATGATGTCTCAACTCAACTTTAAATACAATAAAGAGGACAGATTCAGCTCCTGCACAGCTTATTTCTCACCACAGACGTTTTCAGAGGCGCTTCCCTGTGACCTGCTTCAGTGATAAAAGAGAAAGTCGGACCTCTTCTCTCTGtgcctcatttgcataaagtTAGATGGATTTAAATTTATGGAGACGAGATGAAGGAAGCTCCGGGGCAACGCAACACAGCTcgaaacacacaccacactcagCAGGCACCACGGACGACGTCATGTGAATCTGATGCACAAACGCGTccatcaagtccagagtaaattATCActataatattttattttaaagatacGGGCATGCTGGGTATCAGTACATTTCCAGTGCATCTTGTGggaattaattttatttctaatattccTATTCTAATGCTTGCTTGCTTACATATGATATTCGAGGGGAAAAGTACAataatatgaatgcatataACCTTGCTTGTACATCTGCTTGTGTAGATTTTGACAAACTGTAATCATAACCCTGAGAAAAGCACACAAAGTCCCGGGAAGTGTTCTCGTCTGAGCTCCTCGCAGATAACACCTGGGGGAGTGAAGGCTGGAATGCCGGAGCCTGCTGGGGCAGGACAAGCAGAGATGAGAAGCTGGGACTGACTGACCCACGAGGCTTTGAGTGAGGATGGCATGACTGGGCGGACTATGGAAAACTACAGAGAGCCACAGCTTGAGAACCCCGCCTGCGAGCGAGGGATCATAaatacacacgcgcacacacacacacacacacacacacacacagattagacATCGCCTTTTGCCTGTTGGACGCTACATTCGGTTAGACCAGAGACTCAAGGAGCAGAATTCTGTGTCAAGGAAACAACATCTTACTGTAATAAATTCACAAAGTGAAAGCCAGAGGTTGTAATGACATTATTGATTTTGGGATccaaaaaggctctgtgggatcGAGCGGCACCATGGAGACGGACTGAAGATCTTCACCTCGACAATCTCTACATCagactgttaaaaaaacaacagtttgctTCGAAGAAGAGTTGATGTACCTGAGGAAGTCCATGGCCTGACTCTCCGTGTTTCCCTCTTGTGGAATGAGAATCGACAGCGACTCCTTTAGTCCTTCAAAAAATACCAGCTGGCCTTTTTCTTTGGCCTGTGTTAAGCTCACACCctgtaaacacaacacagaaTGTTAGAACCAGACGGTAAGAAGTGGCTAATAGCCTTCACACGGTGGACATAAACTCCACTGTAAAGAAGAATAATACTGTCCGACTTCATCCAACTGAAGGTTGACTCTCATGGGTAGTTTAGAGTCAGTTATTAACCTTTTGATGACAGTATGAATGTTTTTGGAGGACAAGCAGAACACTGAGGAGAACCTGAACAAAGCGTCAACTCTACTCCACTCAGTCTGATTCAATGCTGTTGGGGTTTCTCTGTTAAAGTGCTTAGAAATGGCTCCTTTGTTTGGTTCTGTGTAAATAAAGTTGATCTGACTTGAATACGCAGTCAGACTCAGGAGATCCTTTGCCCCCTTAGTCATCGGACAACGTTACAACTGCTGACATTTTTGTGTGCAACATTTACCTGCCTGTATTGTCTCTAttattttcactgaattttaAATAGTTgttcattaatttatttttagtATTGTCACAATCGTAACAGAAAATGTCTATTATTGGTATTATAATGCTACTACTTTGTGATCTACTGGAAATCTTGGATTTCGCCTTTTGGAGATGAATAAAGTAtatttctatgtggagtttgcatgttctccatgtgtgtgcatcctgtgatggactggagacctgtcctggatggatggatggatggatggatggatggatggatggatggatggatggatacgcATTATGTACAGGATTTCTTTTAGTACTTTAAATAAGCATAGTAACTGATAATCTGTAGTGTAAATAATTAACAAAAGTAAGTACATTCCAGGTAACTCTGTGGCTGTGAAGATTCTGAGCCTGGCTGTGCTGCCAAAATATTACATTCATAGTATTATAGGCTTATGACAGCAATCTAAATTATATAATGTCTATTTTGTGTCACTCAGTGACTCACGCccgtgctctctctctctctctctctctctctctctctctctctctctctctctctctctctctctctctctctctctctctctctctcacacacacacacacacacacacacacacacacaaactcaccaGTCTCTGGCTGACTGCACTGTAGTGACTGAAGGACTGCACCAGACCCAGGAAACAGACTTTACATCGAGCTAAAAACACAAAGCCAGGAGCTGTGAGACAGAACCCTCATGATATCACAGTTCACTGctgagtttcacagctcacctCTCAGGTAGAAAGAGAGGAAGTGATGGATGAGGAAAGAAGCATCACTCTGCCTGTCCGACAGCAGGATAAACTCTCCCTGTGGGTCAGGAGAAATGTCAGCTCCAGGTTTTAAGTCGCCTAAATGAAGTAACGTGAACACTCACCTGTGTGAAGCTGTCAGGAGTGGAGTTTAATATACTGTTCAGCTCTGTAAACATGGCGAATCTGAGTAAATACTACCAAATAACAACTTGAACGCGTTGTGAATTGACGATTCAACGTTATaaggcagggtttttttttagccGAAGAGAGTTATGATAAATTAAACTAGGTGTAAAGCTAAAAATGATCAGTGTCTTTAAAATTCTTGCGGCTGTGAGCTGCTAACCAGCATGTACCAAAAGGTGAACGTGAACGCAGGAAGACGTCTCACTTCGGCTCTTTCTCTGTCTACTGTTCGCCCGTTAAGGTTTACACCATATATGCTGTAACAGAGTGATTCAGCTAGTGAAACGTTACTTttatagacgatctttgcagaGCACACGGCTACTTCTTCTacgttttctgtttatttttacctgcagcgccacctgcggTGGAGAGAAGTAATAGCAGATAACAGTTTCAAAATGCaggtgaagagaagagaagagaagagaagagaagatcaaATTGcacagttttacattttcattcatcatttctttgcttgtttgttcTTTATTGCAAAAGATTTTATTATTGTCCATTGTTTCAATAAAATCACGTTCCATGTAACTGTCCTGCTCcactcttattttctttttgattaaGTCATCCTTCTCGTCAGCACGATATGCCAACATtttgctcctgctgctttcagttttaacaaacagTAAAACTCAGTGATTCTGtgacataaattaattaaatgctGACTCACCTATTTGTAAGGCATTAAAAAACTATCCTCATTTAAATCAAAAGGGTTTCGTGGCCCCCTTCTAATCTACACATAAATAAATGCACATTCATAATTCATAACTTTTGTTATTGTAATAGTAttcatttgttattttagttCGTCATTGTGGGAACATCAGTTTAATCACTCTTAATGACACAGATCCTGATTCACCTTCTAtctttcaacaaaaaaacagagttattaataataatttgtTTTCATCCAAAAAAGGTAAATGACATAGAAgtactttttgtattttgtattacTTGTCCCTGTGACAGTTTTCAATTACGAATATGTATTTAATGGCAAAAACAAAGAGTCGCTGAGGAATTATATATGACTGAATCAAAATCAACTACTAAAGATTTTCTAAAATGTGTCATAAAATGATGAATATTCACAGTAATTTTATTAGTTTTGAATTCATGACCTGCACAGTGATCCAGTGGTTACAAATCTGAAGAAAATGACCTTTGGCACTCTACTCTGTGGAGTTTACTTATTCTCAGTATTGATTTTACTTCCAGTACTACGGTTTCCTGCCACAGTCCTAAATCTGTAAGTTTGATGTTATTTCGCAATTCCTAAAATTGCCCCtcagtgtaaatgtgtttgtgtgtgtttgcttggaGTCCTGTCCAGACATTACCAACATCAGTGACCTGTGACCTTCGCTAAAATCAAGAGCTGCAGATGATGATGGATATACATGATGGGATTCATAACCGCAAATGTTGAGAGTATCATCAGCACAATTGTGTTGTCATGTATAAAGCGTGTGTTGAATTTAGAGCATTAGCAAAAGCAGTGTGGCACATATAAGTCATCCATCTTACACTCATGGTTGAATCTGAACAGTTGAGTAAAACACACAGGAGTAAAATGGGAGATGGAGTGAGGGACTGATCTGagtgtccagcaggtggcagtgtgTCCCTCTCCACATTTTACACTGCAAAGGTCTTTATTATTTGA includes:
- the elp6 gene encoding elongator complex protein 6; this translates as MFTELNSILNSTPDSFTQGEFILLSDRQSDASFLIHHFLSFYLRARCKVCFLGLVQSFSHYSAVSQRLGVSLTQAKEKGQLVFFEGLKESLSILIPQEGNTESQAMDFLRDPAVGLRSLYEFVVSSVSGAGRAPEGPEEWGPPVLLVDDLSVLLSLGVAAGAVLDFSHYCRAAVCSQLQGNVVMLVRCGGDEEEDEGDDEGSAWLLRGLTHQCSLALHVQGLPTGYCRDIHGQVEVCWRRRRADGQHTQTKLFQYKVHDKGASFFARGTSSAVL